The following proteins are co-located in the Pyrobaculum calidifontis JCM 11548 genome:
- a CDS encoding DUF357 domain-containing protein — protein sequence MDRVAVYIKNLEEALSTLVLKDPAYRDVVELARAYLKDAKYYYSVGDRETALATVSYAEGLLDALRIIGGAEFTWKKPSEVKNTRRVMVAGTFEILHPGHLAYLREAWKLGYVTAVVSSDQNAERFKGRKIVIPQSQRAEVLSGVYYVHRVVPGGEGNIYDILDVVKPDVVLLGPNQRVSEDDVKREAAKRGLNIEVLRASYTQCELCSTSKIIEKILRTFNA from the coding sequence GTGGACCGCGTCGCGGTTTATATCAAGAACCTAGAAGAGGCCTTGTCCACGCTCGTGTTAAAAGACCCGGCGTATAGAGACGTGGTCGAGTTGGCTCGGGCATACCTCAAAGACGCCAAGTACTACTACTCTGTCGGCGATAGAGAGACTGCCCTCGCCACAGTTTCATACGCGGAGGGCCTCCTCGATGCACTGAGGATCATCGGCGGCGCCGAGTTCACTTGGAAAAAGCCTAGCGAGGTGAAAAACACGAGGAGGGTAATGGTGGCTGGGACCTTTGAGATACTGCACCCCGGCCACTTGGCCTATCTTAGAGAGGCTTGGAAGTTGGGCTACGTCACGGCCGTAGTATCGTCGGATCAAAACGCCGAGCGGTTCAAAGGCAGGAAGATCGTTATACCACAGAGTCAACGCGCCGAGGTGTTATCCGGCGTCTACTACGTGCACAGAGTCGTGCCCGGGGGCGAGGGGAACATCTACGACATTCTCGATGTGGTGAAACCCGACGTAGTACTACTCGGCCCCAACCAGAGGGTATCAGAAGACGACGTCAAAAGAGAGGCGGCTAAGCGCGGTCTTAACATTGAGGTACTACGAGCCTCCTACACCCAGTGCGAGCTCTGCAGTACAAGCAAGATCATAGAAAAGATACTGCGCACATTTAATGCTTAA
- a CDS encoding endonuclease V: protein MLNLEAAKKVQELLSKRVVLKPLPPVDTVGGLDVSYASGLAYGVAVVVKVDDIQPVEVAYSINKSVMPYVPTFLAFREITPMLRAYLKLRNKPDVILVDGHGLAHPRRFGIASHIGVVLGRPTIGVAKSRLYGEEQGEALIDPSTGEEIGRVIRCGGKKRYISVGSHATLEDATALVEKLCKNGEIVPVDLAHKHTQLAKRIKPEKFDQWGEALLDY from the coding sequence ATGCTTAACTTAGAAGCCGCCAAGAAGGTACAAGAACTCCTCTCCAAGAGGGTTGTACTCAAGCCTCTACCCCCCGTGGACACGGTGGGCGGCCTCGACGTCTCCTATGCAAGCGGCCTCGCATATGGAGTCGCAGTAGTCGTGAAAGTAGACGACATACAGCCGGTTGAGGTGGCGTATTCAATAAACAAGTCGGTAATGCCGTACGTCCCAACTTTCTTGGCATTTAGAGAAATTACGCCGATGCTCAGGGCATATCTAAAACTGCGGAACAAGCCCGACGTCATACTTGTGGATGGGCACGGCTTGGCGCATCCAAGGCGGTTTGGAATAGCCTCGCACATAGGGGTAGTCTTAGGCAGGCCGACGATAGGCGTGGCTAAATCCCGCCTCTACGGAGAGGAGCAGGGAGAGGCGCTGATAGACCCCTCAACAGGAGAGGAAATCGGAAGAGTAATCCGCTGCGGAGGCAAAAAGAGGTACATCTCTGTGGGCTCTCACGCAACGCTAGAAGACGCCACGGCGCTAGTGGAGAAGCTGTGTAAAAACGGCGAAATAGTGCCAGTGGACTTAGCCCACAAACATACACAGTTGGCCAAGCGTATAAAGCCCGAGAAGTTTGACCAGTGGGGAGAGGCGCTACTTGACTATTAA
- a CDS encoding universal stress protein, whose protein sequence is MYKRILVAYDGSDHAKKAVEHAVSLAKVLNSSLYVITVAVDPSQEALEKAKRIAAEAAEKIASSGLAVSDVAVRSGVPANEILNYAEEIRADLIVMGSRGLSTIQRLVLGSVSQAVASRARVPVLIVK, encoded by the coding sequence ATGTATAAGAGGATTCTAGTGGCATATGACGGCTCTGACCACGCAAAGAAGGCGGTTGAACACGCCGTATCGCTTGCGAAGGTATTGAACTCTTCTCTATACGTTATCACAGTAGCCGTGGACCCCTCGCAAGAGGCCTTGGAAAAAGCCAAGAGGATTGCCGCAGAGGCGGCGGAGAAAATTGCCAGTAGCGGCCTCGCGGTGTCCGACGTCGCGGTGAGGAGCGGCGTGCCTGCGAACGAGATATTAAACTATGCGGAGGAGATTAGGGCCGACTTAATAGTGATGGGCTCGAGGGGGCTGTCGACGATTCAGCGGCTTGTCTTGGGCTCTGTTTCACAGGCCGTGGCATCTAGGGCGCGGGTCCCCGTCTTAATAGTCAAGTAG
- the glcU gene encoding glucose ABC transporter permease GlcU, with protein sequence MKILAHLLIVVIGIFWAIPIYTLIVGVVKPLSDVLATPVYTPPNRLDFSALYKVAQELAPVLLNTALVVVPTALGATLIGALGAYALWRSRAKSKDLLMILVAIATYLPYQSAAVPLARFMTYIGLFDTLYGIALGLLIFFIPFATLMMLIFITALPKSVVEAAEIDGASEFAIFKSAVLPLLGPGLTSTATYLTINGWNNFFIPLVLSKTYNNHITLKVFSYIGQSGNLYNEMFAAALISSLPPLLLFIALGRYFIRGLLVLGSGGK encoded by the coding sequence ATGAAAATCCTCGCACATCTACTGATAGTAGTTATTGGCATCTTTTGGGCAATCCCAATTTATACTCTAATAGTAGGCGTCGTAAAACCTCTTTCAGACGTCCTTGCCACGCCGGTATATACGCCTCCAAATAGGCTAGATTTTAGCGCACTATATAAAGTGGCCCAGGAGTTGGCACCAGTTCTATTAAACACTGCGCTAGTAGTGGTGCCTACTGCGCTTGGGGCGACGCTGATAGGCGCCTTGGGAGCATATGCATTATGGAGAAGTAGGGCCAAGAGCAAAGACCTATTAATGATACTAGTCGCTATTGCGACATATCTACCATATCAATCCGCGGCAGTTCCCTTGGCTAGATTCATGACTTATATAGGTCTTTTTGATACTCTATATGGCATAGCACTAGGACTTTTAATATTTTTTATACCATTTGCAACACTTATGATGTTAATATTCATAACAGCGTTGCCCAAATCTGTGGTAGAAGCGGCAGAGATAGATGGAGCAAGTGAATTCGCGATATTTAAGAGCGCCGTGCTCCCCCTGCTGGGTCCCGGCCTCACTTCTACTGCTACCTATTTGACCATCAACGGGTGGAATAACTTCTTCATACCACTGGTGCTTTCAAAAACCTATAACAATCACATAACTCTCAAGGTATTCAGCTACATTGGGCAATCTGGCAATTTATACAACGAGATGTTCGCTGCCGCGCTTATATCTTCTCTACCTCCTCTGCTACTATTCATAGCACTCGGCCGATACTTTATAAGAGGACTACTTGTGCTCGGATCAGGAGGAAAATAG
- a CDS encoding carbohydrate ABC transporter permease: MRKSLILFLLPLFIAITFLYSFILWNLYYSLTNYSILTPYESFVGFNTYAQLFSDPLFQEAFAKTLLWIFILVSLGNVVGLVVASLIYNLESPRVRNMLTAYFIYPLSLSLVTTGIIWRWLLDSDRGFGSLLGNPLYGGNAFWSISLVSVWVYSGLAVLFYLAMFYNVEKAQLESAQVDGASRLYTMLKIVIPQSRQSFIISTIFFTLFAIQMFDLPYSILFINPNVMTLVMYTFMKFTAFYLAVASATAIVIIILSAVIVIPYSMFSLRRWIR, encoded by the coding sequence ATGAGAAAATCTCTTATACTTTTTTTACTACCGCTTTTTATTGCTATAACTTTTTTATACTCGTTTATACTGTGGAATTTATATTATTCATTAACAAATTATTCTATTCTCACTCCATATGAAAGTTTTGTTGGTTTTAATACATATGCGCAATTATTTAGCGATCCCCTATTCCAAGAAGCATTCGCTAAAACTCTTCTCTGGATCTTCATACTTGTATCGTTGGGCAATGTCGTAGGCCTTGTTGTAGCTTCCCTAATTTACAACCTTGAAAGTCCTAGAGTTAGAAACATGCTCACGGCGTATTTCATCTATCCTCTATCTCTTTCCCTGGTAACTACTGGCATTATTTGGAGATGGCTACTAGACTCAGACAGGGGATTTGGCTCTCTCCTGGGAAACCCGCTTTATGGGGGAAATGCGTTTTGGAGTATATCACTTGTCTCTGTGTGGGTTTACTCAGGGCTCGCGGTGCTATTCTACTTGGCTATGTTTTACAATGTTGAAAAGGCTCAGCTGGAGTCCGCTCAAGTCGATGGCGCAAGTAGGCTATACACAATGCTCAAGATAGTTATACCACAATCTAGACAAAGTTTTATAATTTCAACAATATTCTTTACACTTTTTGCCATACAGATGTTTGATTTACCATACTCTATACTTTTCATAAATCCAAATGTAATGACTCTAGTTATGTACACTTTTATGAAATTTACAGCTTTTTACCTAGCTGTGGCCAGCGCCACCGCTATAGTGATAATAATTCTCTCCGCGGTTATAGTCATACCGTATTCCATGTTCAGCCTTAGGAGATGGATACGATGA
- a CDS encoding ABC transporter substrate-binding protein, protein MKTSQLLAIVVLVVVVGVVAYILGTMQQAPQVTQTAPTPPAQTTAQVKKISFYTWWAGLERFAIDAVIGNFTKKTGIQVEKTAVPGGAGVNAKFAILALMQAGNPPAAFQVHCGPEILSYIYVAPKGEASFVELSSVAKEIDMTTQAPDVLSACSLNGKVYALPVNIHRANLIFINKQVLDKIGGSVPKSLDDLVALCNKATSMGIPCLLQAGADQFTILHLWEQVFLAVAGPQKFIIFTYGTLPPDDPSLRQATEVFLTLSKTFPANWPSLDWTGAVADLVAGKGLAHVDGDWVVGLIYNVYPQVKMCPYTAVTPDCNIIVAPFPGTQGIYNLVIDAVAVPAGSPTTQMGIEFVKYFAGPEGQSIFNPLKGSIAVYKNIDPAIYPTPIQRWEVEEYRNAKAYVFSLTHGALFSDVWQSLLQQSIVLVQTGRTDLWYNTLASALNTERSLWKDTWYMGAPGKPFGGYQPPWVK, encoded by the coding sequence ATGAAGACATCCCAGCTTCTTGCAATAGTTGTGTTAGTCGTTGTTGTGGGCGTCGTTGCATATATTCTGGGCACCATGCAACAAGCGCCGCAGGTTACACAGACGGCTCCCACACCCCCCGCTCAGACGACGGCGCAGGTAAAGAAAATCTCATTCTACACCTGGTGGGCTGGCCTTGAAAGATTTGCAATAGATGCAGTTATTGGGAACTTTACAAAGAAGACGGGTATTCAGGTAGAGAAAACCGCCGTGCCCGGCGGCGCTGGTGTAAACGCCAAATTTGCAATTTTGGCATTAATGCAGGCGGGGAATCCGCCTGCGGCGTTTCAAGTGCACTGTGGGCCTGAGATTCTGAGCTATATCTATGTGGCTCCGAAGGGGGAGGCCAGCTTTGTAGAGTTGAGCAGTGTGGCAAAGGAAATAGATATGACGACTCAAGCGCCTGACGTACTTTCGGCGTGCTCCCTGAACGGGAAAGTATACGCATTGCCAGTTAATATACACAGGGCAAATCTCATATTTATAAATAAACAGGTTTTAGACAAAATTGGTGGTTCTGTTCCCAAGAGTTTAGACGACTTAGTTGCCCTATGTAATAAGGCAACCTCCATGGGCATCCCATGCCTACTGCAAGCCGGCGCCGACCAGTTCACAATACTGCACTTATGGGAGCAAGTGTTTTTGGCCGTAGCCGGGCCGCAGAAGTTCATAATATTTACGTATGGAACACTGCCCCCAGACGACCCCTCTCTACGCCAGGCCACAGAGGTGTTCTTGACGCTTTCGAAGACATTTCCTGCTAATTGGCCTTCTCTGGATTGGACGGGGGCTGTGGCAGACTTAGTTGCTGGAAAAGGCTTGGCGCATGTAGATGGCGACTGGGTAGTGGGGTTGATATACAACGTCTATCCACAGGTGAAGATGTGCCCCTACACTGCTGTCACGCCAGACTGCAATATAATAGTGGCTCCATTCCCTGGAACTCAAGGTATTTACAACCTAGTTATAGACGCGGTGGCAGTACCCGCTGGGTCTCCCACTACGCAGATGGGGATAGAATTTGTGAAATACTTCGCGGGACCGGAGGGGCAGTCGATTTTCAACCCGCTTAAGGGCTCCATAGCGGTTTATAAGAACATAGACCCAGCCATATATCCCACGCCTATACAGAGGTGGGAGGTGGAGGAGTATAGGAATGCCAAGGCCTATGTATTTAGCCTAACACACGGCGCATTATTCTCTGACGTGTGGCAGTCATTGCTACAACAGTCCATTGTACTCGTACAAACGGGTCGGACCGACTTATGGTACAATACGTTGGCCAGCGCCCTCAATACCGAGAGATCCCTCTGGAAGGATACTTGGTACATGGGAGCGCCTGGGAAACCCTTCGGCGGCTATCAGCCACCTTGGGTTAAATGA
- a CDS encoding zinc finger domain-containing protein, with amino-acid sequence MSIRGARIYGPSPPADSTTNWPLAPLERGVVFACPNCGKTTIVRSARARKLGVPYRCPECGFVGP; translated from the coding sequence ATGTCGATTAGGGGTGCTCGTATCTATGGCCCGTCGCCTCCAGCGGATTCGACGACAAACTGGCCTTTGGCGCCGTTGGAGAGGGGGGTGGTTTTTGCTTGTCCTAACTGTGGGAAGACGACTATTGTGAGAAGTGCTAGGGCGCGGAAGCTTGGGGTGCCGTATAGGTGTCCTGAGTGTGGGTTTGTAGGGCCGTAA
- a CDS encoding elongation factor 1-beta, protein MSAEVALVYRVLPESVEVDVEKLKEAIVNRLAPKYKVDKVEVEEIGFGIKALRFYIRMPESDEYSSDEVEEILRSVEGVGGFELEYFSRLSF, encoded by the coding sequence ATGTCGGCAGAAGTGGCGTTAGTATATAGGGTTCTCCCAGAGAGCGTTGAGGTAGACGTTGAAAAGTTGAAAGAGGCGATAGTCAATAGGCTTGCGCCAAAGTATAAGGTTGACAAGGTGGAGGTGGAGGAGATTGGGTTTGGCATTAAGGCTCTTAGGTTCTACATTAGGATGCCCGAGTCTGACGAGTATAGCTCTGACGAGGTGGAGGAGATTCTCCGCTCTGTGGAGGGCGTCGGTGGTTTTGAGCTTGAGTATTTCAGCAGGCTGAGCTTCTGA